The following proteins come from a genomic window of Lolium rigidum isolate FL_2022 chromosome 5, APGP_CSIRO_Lrig_0.1, whole genome shotgun sequence:
- the LOC124652497 gene encoding putative disease resistance protein RGA1 isoform X2, with the protein MATAGAVVDRLLRRLASGARRSELPSDIDQHVAHVRRTLSRLQDVLVSVDIYFWVRTDVQDWMTKISQIVYDMENLLDEFEDQNDTESQRSGCITKATSLCSPCPFFLYSTRVNRMKTLRKRLDHLARNSVIFTMMQHPRCDLEQTDMQEEFCRAAIVGRDSDKTKIAELILQDNAETLCIIPIVGLVGLGKTTLARLIFHDQGEGWDFDLRIWIDLNRKFDLRKIAADIISQANETKEEGPSVVNTSIEIHGNLQLLKNRLQETLNGKHCLIVLDGLCSTDKSQLDELKEMLRAKNKSIKVLVTTSSEITAELMHTFTPYKLLPLSEDDCWAIFSEKAFGDGGRVNAHLETIGKQIAKRCDGLPALAHFLGSIVHNQVMHVWLTARDEPIWKLGETFSGKTKLFSSLNQIYCDMPSALKLCFLYLSVLPMGSAIDKEKLIQQWIALDMVGSKYGTLPPYVHGEMYIQDLLSIHFLQVTKTHSVYGMGSGTSPTTLYMHNFVHDFARHVACNDIIILDDREISDNAKDLSFQYALLTYYRGQSTLCSSLLTGARALHFLNVEAIKLHREPFELLKHLRVLNLSRSCLRELPTSIGNLKHLRYLDISGSKVQTLPSSMSMLINLEALDLSNTSLKELPSFIGSLEKLKYLNLQGCDLLQSLPATLGYLQTLEHLRLSCYDVSELDDSLCKLQDLRLFDLSSCTELPQLPPSFGNLMNLEDLNLSSCFNLKQLPESFGNLYFLRFLNMSSCYELKQLPGSLCNLLKLEVLILRRCRKLQNLPPSFGDIQSLRILDLTGCEALDLIIDMLTTNLEYLNLQQCLKLPTRPNLFINLTRLKFLNLSQCTPTIDCLQSLGYLFNLEYLNLSQNLLVIPACFMRLQKLHTLDLTGCALKHPSHSVSQMFLGIIHKMTGLKFLLTKDPMIVACLPPYIRCSISIRENWHITTDELVIPDLTRGSRGLSIAESANLQNRPELRFLKLEWTNTSHRAVHGVVEDLGEEVLEKLLPHQNLEYLELAGYSGFAWPTWMMNNMVTSLPNLVSLHLFFLGNCIDLPPLGQLINLRHLHIKDMPNIVNLEMGLSGGPQPFKKLTHLKLEILLNLEELPILSTTNNGNQQFMFPALEELSVLFCPNLMFKPSLPKCVKYEVKNSNRILLCGEPLGPLSSPSPVNIMITGCRISSSCLQWLESLKTNGKIVIDACVGDDGEAVTSLGLMGIKYTRGSSSSKNPNETANRSSSGTNILHELTTQDGGYVVDASGRQSSGESSLPSLQQNPATTGLGTSIVWKLFPKFNTTLEKSVERITSSTVIMPSMETFPTSHKLPRSKMSAQIPGARSLNLSLKQVQKATRKFSPSLKLSESGLWEIYKGILPDNQMVVVRRAKKNYVPVGKVHKESQLLSAINHWSLVTPLCSIDKGNEFIMISEYISNGSLRQHLHGQHKKILDLNQRILIAIDVAIALTYLHLSAGEPLICYNLKTSKILLTESFRAKLTAFELSRSGTLDQIVGTCGYMSPEYVQRIEITAKSDVYSFGVVLLEILSSRGPLEWSREEVLQPGFFDNQPPELHPSTATLIFEKFKAGNTREILDDCLAHRVDKKFLEDWLGLASLCTAFNGDDRPRIEEVGERLWEIWKDHRKRIGESYRYERSWAEFVKEEGIPRGVESIDKSSGNEEFPNEWRATNSHGSPIYSDVTPSPPLSPR; encoded by the exons ATGGCCACCGCCGGCGCCGTCGTTGACCGGCTCCTGCGCCGGTTGGCCTCCGGCGCTCGCCGGTCGGAGCTGCCCTCAGACATAGACCAGCACGTGGCGCACGTCAGGCGAACGCTGTCGAGGTTGCAAGATGTGCTGGTAAGTGTGGATATATATTTTTGGGTGCGTACTGACGTACAGGATTGGATGACGAAGATCAGTCAGATTGTGTATGACATGGAAAACCTCTTGGACGAATTTGAAGACCAAAATGACACTGAATCTCAGAGGAGCGGCTGTATTACAAAG GCAACGTCACTGTGTTCCCCATGTCCATTTTTCTTGTATAGCACTAGAGTGAACAGAATGAAGACACTGAGAAAAAGATTGGATCATTTAGCAAGAAATTCTGTCATTTTTACTATGATGCAACACCCAAGGTGTGATCTTGAGCAAACCGATATGCAAGAAGAGTTTTGTAGAGCTGCAATCGTTGGAAGAGATAGTGACAAAACAAAAATAGCGGAATTAATCTTGCAAGATAATGCAGAAACATTGTGCATCATTCCCATTGTTGGCCTTGTGGGTTTAGGGAAGACAACTCTCGCCAGATTAATTTTCCATGACCAGGGAGAAGGGTGGGATTTTGATCTTCGTATTTGGATCGACTTAAATAGGAAATTTGACCTTAGGAAGATTGCTGCTGATATAATCTCACAAGCTAatgaaacaaaagaagaaggaccctCAGTAGTTAATACCAGCATTGAGATTCACGGGAATCTCCAATTGCTAAAGAATCGCTTGCAGGAGACACTTAATGGCAAACATTGTCTAATTGTCTTGGATGGCCTTTGTAGCACAGATAAAAGCCAGCTGGATGAATTGAAGGAAATGCTCAGGGCTAAGAACAAGTCGATCAAGGTTTTAGTGACCACCTCCAGTGAAATAACTGCAGAGCTAATGCACACTTTCACGCCATACAAGTTGCTTCCATTATCCGAAGATGACTGTTGGGCAATATTTTCTGAAAAGGCATTTGGGGATGGAGGTCGTGTCAATGCACacctagagacaattgggaagcAAATTGCAAAAAGATGTGATGGACTACCAGCTTTAGCTCATTTTCTTGGTTCAATAGTGCACAATCAAGTCATGCATGTCTGGTTAACAGCAAGGGATGAACCAATATGGAAATTAGGGGAAACATTTTCCGGGAAAACTAAATTGTTTTCATCATTGAATCAAATATACTGTGACATGCCCTCAGCACTAAAACTATGCTTTCTATATTTATCAGTATTGCCTATGGGATCTGCTATTGATAAAGAAAAACTTATCCAACAGTGGATTGCACTTGATATGGTTGGATCAAAATATGGGACTTTGCCCCCCTATGTTCATGGGGAGATGTACATTCAGGACCTTCTGTCAATACATTTCCTCCAAGTTACAAAGACACATTCA GTTTATGGAATGGGAAGCGGAACATCTCCTACAACACTTTACATGCATAACTTCGTGCATGACTTTGCAAGGCATGTTGCGTGCAATGATATTATTATTCTGGATGATAGAGAAATTAGTGATAATGCAAAAGACCTCTCTTTCCAATATGCATTATTGACCTATTACAGAGGACAATCAACACTTTGCAGTTCACTTCTTACAGGGGCAAGGGCATTACACTTCCTAAATGTTGAGGCTATAAAGCTCCATCGAGAACCATTTGAATTACTGAAGCATTTGCGTGTTTTGAATCTTAGTAGAAGCTGCCTTAGAGAATTGCCCACTTCCATTGGTAATTtgaagcatctaagataccttgaCATTTCTGGCTCAAAGGTTCAGACATTACCTTCCTCCATGAGTATGTTGATAAACCTTGAGGCGTTGGATCTATCAAATACTTCTCTCAAGGAATTACCCTCTTTCATAGGTTCTTTAGAGAAGCTAAAATATTTGAATCTGCAAGGCTGTGACTTACTTCAAAGCTTGCCTGCAACCCTTGGCTACCTCCAAACACTTGAGCATCTTAGGCTGTCATGTTATGATGTTTCTGAGCTTGATGACTCTCTCTGCAAGCTTCAGGACCTTCGATTATTTGACTTGTCAAGCTGCACTGAGCTTCCACAGTTGCCTCCTTCATTTGGTAATTTAATGAACTTGGAGGATTTAAACCTATCTAGTTGCTTCAACCTTAAGCAGCTACCAGAATCTTTTGGCAACCTATATTTTCTTAGGTTCCTGAACATGTCGAGCTGCtatgagctcaaacaattgcctggATCTCTTTGTAATCTCCTGAAGTTGGAAGTCCTTATACTTCGGAGGTGTCGTAAACTACAAAACCTCCCTCCATCCTTTGGGGATATTCAGAGCCTTCGAATTTTGGATCTAACTGGCTGTGAGGCACTTGACCTAATTATTGATATGTTAACAACCAATTTGGAGTACCTGAACCTACAACAATGTCTAAAGCTGCCGACTCGGCCTAACCTTTTCATTAACTTGACTAGACTGAAGTTTTTGAATCTCTCACAATGCACCCCTACCATTGACTGTCTACAATCTCTTGGCTACTTGTTCAATCTGGAATATCTGAACTTGTCGCAGAATCTTCTTGTCATACCTGCATGTTTTATGCGGCTTCAGAAGCTGCACACGTTGGACCTCACTGGTTGTGCTCTCAAGCATCCATCCCATAGTGTATCACAAATGTTCCTAGGTATCATACATAAAATGACAGGACTGAAATTTCTGTTGACAAAAGATCCAATGATAGTGGCCTGTCTTCCACCATATATCCGGTGCTCCATTAGTATTCGTGAGAACTGGCACATAACAACTGATGAGCTTGTTATTCCAGACCTCACAAGAGGGTCCAGGGGCTTAAGCATCGCAGAGAGCGCAAATCTGCAGAATCGACCAGAGCTTCGTTTCCTTAAGCTGGAGTGGACTAATACTTCTCATCGAGCAGTACATGGAGTAGTTGAAGATTTAGGCGAAGAAGTTCTGGAAAAGCTCCTACCACACCAGAATTTAGAGTATCTCGAGCTAGCTGGGTATTCAGGCTTTGCATGGCCTACATGGATGATGAACAACATGGTGACTTCTCTCCCTAACCTTGTCAGCCTACATCTGTTCTTCCTTGGGAACTGCATAGATCTCCCTCCACTGGGCCAGCTAATAAATTTGCGCCATTTGCATATAAAAGATATGCCTAATATTGTAAATCTGGAGATGGGTCTTTCTGGGGGGCCACAGCCCTTCAAGAAATTAACACACCTCAAATTGGAAATTTTACTAAACCTAGAAGAGTTGCCTATACTGTCGACCACAAACAATGGGAATCAGCAGTTCATGTTCCCTGCTCTTGAAGAGTTGTCCGTGCTATTCTGCCCTAATCTCATGTTCAAACCATCTCTGCCAAAGTGTGTGAAATATGAAGTAAAAAATAGTAACCGGATACTGTTATGTGGGGAACCTTTGGGGCCATTGTCATCTCCATCACCAGTAAACATAATGATTACCGGGTGCAGGATTTCTTCCAGTTGCCTGCAATGGCTTGAATCCTTGAAGACTAATGGAAAAATAGTAATTGATGCATGTGTGGGGGATGATGGTGAAGCGGTAACCTCTTTGGGGCTCATGGGGATAAAATACACTCGAGGGTCATCCAGTAGCAAGAATCCAAATGAAACAGCAAACCGAAGTTCATCTGGGACAAATATTTTACATGAATTGACCACTCAG GATGGTGGCTATGTCGTGGACGCATCGGGCAGGCAATCTTCTGGTGAATCATCTTTACCATCTTTACAGCAAAACCCGGCTACAACAGGCCTTGGCACGTCAATAGTCTGGAAACTTTTCCCCAAGTTCAATACAACATTGGAAAAATCAG TGGAACGAATTACATCTTCTACAGTAATCATGCCATCGATGGAGACCTTCCCAACCTCTCAC AAGCTTCCTAGGTCCAAAATGTCTGCACAAATACCTGGAGCACGATCCTTGAACTTAAGCCTTAAACAGGTCCAGAAGGCTACTCGGAAATTTTCACCTTCACTTAAGCTAAGTGAAAGTGGATTATGGGAAATCTACAAGGGTATCTTACCAGATAACCAGATGGTTGTTGTCAGGAGAGCTAAAAAG AACTATGTTCCAGTTGGGAAAGTTCACAAGGAATCGCAGCTCCTTTCAGCAATTAACCATTGGAGTTTGGTGACGCCTCTATGTTCTATTGATAAAGGAAATGAGTTTATTATGATCAGTGAGTATATTTCAAATGGCAGCCTAAGGCAACACCTGCATG GCCAACACAAGAAAATCCTGGATTTGAATCAGCGTATATTGATCGCTATTGATGTTGCCATTGCCTTAACTTACCTTCATTTGTCTGCTG GTGAACCATTAATCTGTTACAATTTGAAGACATCGAAAATCCTACTGACAGAGAGTTTTAGAGCGAAGCTGACCGCTTTTGAACTTTCAAGAAGTGGTACCCTTGACCAAATTGTAGGGACATGTGGCTACATGAGTCCAGAGTATGTGCAGAGGATTGAGATTACTGCTAAATCCGACGTCTACTCTTTTGGTGTAGTACTCTTAGAAATTCTATCCTCTCGTGGACCGCTAGAGTGGAGCCGTGAAGAAGTGCTACAACCAGGGTTCTTCGACAACCAACCCCCTGAACTGCACCCTAGCACAGCAACATTG ATTTTTGAGAAATTTAAGGCAGGCAACACCAGAGAGATATTGGATGACTGTCTGGCGCATCGCGTGGATAAAAAATTTCTTGAAGACTGGCTTGGCTTAGCGTCTTTGTGTACAGCTTTCAACGGAGATGATCGCCCAAGAATTGAAGAGGTGGGGGAACGGCTGTGGGAAATATGGAAAGACCATAGAAAGCGCATAGGAGAGTCGTACAGGTATGAAAGAAGTTGGGCAGAATTTGTGAAAGAGGAGGGGATACCCAGGGGTGTTGAGTCCATAGACAAGAGCAGCGGGAATGAAGAATTTCCTAATGAATGGAGGGCGACAAATTCGCATGGTTCTCCTATCTATTCTGATGTTACACCCTCTCCTCCACTCTCTCCCCGGTAA
- the LOC124652497 gene encoding putative disease resistance protein RGA3 isoform X1: MATAGAVVDRLLRRLASGARRSELPSDIDQHVAHVRRTLSRLQDVLVSVDIYFWVRTDVQDWMTKISQIVYDMENLLDEFEDQNDTESQRSGCITKATSLCSPCPFFLYSTRVNRMKTLRKRLDHLARNSVIFTMMQHPRCDLEQTDMQEEFCRAAIVGRDSDKTKIAELILQDNAETLCIIPIVGLVGLGKTTLARLIFHDQGEGWDFDLRIWIDLNRKFDLRKIAADIISQANETKEEGPSVVNTSIEIHGNLQLLKNRLQETLNGKHCLIVLDGLCSTDKSQLDELKEMLRAKNKSIKVLVTTSSEITAELMHTFTPYKLLPLSEDDCWAIFSEKAFGDGGRVNAHLETIGKQIAKRCDGLPALAHFLGSIVHNQVMHVWLTARDEPIWKLGETFSGKTKLFSSLNQIYCDMPSALKLCFLYLSVLPMGSAIDKEKLIQQWIALDMVGSKYGTLPPYVHGEMYIQDLLSIHFLQVTKTHSVYGMGSGTSPTTLYMHNFVHDFARHVACNDIIILDDREISDNAKDLSFQYALLTYYRGQSTLCSSLLTGARALHFLNVEAIKLHREPFELLKHLRVLNLSRSCLRELPTSIGNLKHLRYLDISGSKVQTLPSSMSMLINLEALDLSNTSLKELPSFIGSLEKLKYLNLQGCDLLQSLPATLGYLQTLEHLRLSCYDVSELDDSLCKLQDLRLFDLSSCTELPQLPPSFGNLMNLEDLNLSSCFNLKQLPESFGNLYFLRFLNMSSCYELKQLPGSLCNLLKLEVLILRRCRKLQNLPPSFGDIQSLRILDLTGCEALDLIIDMLTTNLEYLNLQQCLKLPTRPNLFINLTRLKFLNLSQCTPTIDCLQSLGYLFNLEYLNLSQNLLVIPACFMRLQKLHTLDLTGCALKHPSHSVSQMFLGIIHKMTGLKFLLTKDPMIVACLPPYIRCSISIRENWHITTDELVIPDLTRGSRGLSIAESANLQNRPELRFLKLEWTNTSHRAVHGVVEDLGEEVLEKLLPHQNLEYLELAGYSGFAWPTWMMNNMVTSLPNLVSLHLFFLGNCIDLPPLGQLINLRHLHIKDMPNIVNLEMGLSGGPQPFKKLTHLKLEILLNLEELPILSTTNNGNQQFMFPALEELSVLFCPNLMFKPSLPKCVKYEVKNSNRILLCGEPLGPLSSPSPVNIMITGCRISSSCLQWLESLKTNGKIVIDACVGDDGEAVTSLGLMGIKYTRGSSSSKNPNETANRSSSGTNILHELTTQDGGYVVDASGRQSSGESSLPSLQQNPATTGLGTSIVWKLFPKFNTTLEKSVERITSSTVIMPSMETFPTSHKLPRSKMSAQIPGARSLNLSLKQVQKATRKFSPSLKLSESGLWEIYKGILPDNQMVVVRRAKKNYVPVGKVHKESQLLSAINHWSLVTPLCSIDKGNEFIMISEYISNGSLRQHLHGQHKKILDLNQRILIAIDVAIALTYLHLSAAGEPLICYNLKTSKILLTESFRAKLTAFELSRSGTLDQIVGTCGYMSPEYVQRIEITAKSDVYSFGVVLLEILSSRGPLEWSREEVLQPGFFDNQPPELHPSTATLIFEKFKAGNTREILDDCLAHRVDKKFLEDWLGLASLCTAFNGDDRPRIEEVGERLWEIWKDHRKRIGESYRYERSWAEFVKEEGIPRGVESIDKSSGNEEFPNEWRATNSHGSPIYSDVTPSPPLSPR, translated from the exons ATGGCCACCGCCGGCGCCGTCGTTGACCGGCTCCTGCGCCGGTTGGCCTCCGGCGCTCGCCGGTCGGAGCTGCCCTCAGACATAGACCAGCACGTGGCGCACGTCAGGCGAACGCTGTCGAGGTTGCAAGATGTGCTGGTAAGTGTGGATATATATTTTTGGGTGCGTACTGACGTACAGGATTGGATGACGAAGATCAGTCAGATTGTGTATGACATGGAAAACCTCTTGGACGAATTTGAAGACCAAAATGACACTGAATCTCAGAGGAGCGGCTGTATTACAAAG GCAACGTCACTGTGTTCCCCATGTCCATTTTTCTTGTATAGCACTAGAGTGAACAGAATGAAGACACTGAGAAAAAGATTGGATCATTTAGCAAGAAATTCTGTCATTTTTACTATGATGCAACACCCAAGGTGTGATCTTGAGCAAACCGATATGCAAGAAGAGTTTTGTAGAGCTGCAATCGTTGGAAGAGATAGTGACAAAACAAAAATAGCGGAATTAATCTTGCAAGATAATGCAGAAACATTGTGCATCATTCCCATTGTTGGCCTTGTGGGTTTAGGGAAGACAACTCTCGCCAGATTAATTTTCCATGACCAGGGAGAAGGGTGGGATTTTGATCTTCGTATTTGGATCGACTTAAATAGGAAATTTGACCTTAGGAAGATTGCTGCTGATATAATCTCACAAGCTAatgaaacaaaagaagaaggaccctCAGTAGTTAATACCAGCATTGAGATTCACGGGAATCTCCAATTGCTAAAGAATCGCTTGCAGGAGACACTTAATGGCAAACATTGTCTAATTGTCTTGGATGGCCTTTGTAGCACAGATAAAAGCCAGCTGGATGAATTGAAGGAAATGCTCAGGGCTAAGAACAAGTCGATCAAGGTTTTAGTGACCACCTCCAGTGAAATAACTGCAGAGCTAATGCACACTTTCACGCCATACAAGTTGCTTCCATTATCCGAAGATGACTGTTGGGCAATATTTTCTGAAAAGGCATTTGGGGATGGAGGTCGTGTCAATGCACacctagagacaattgggaagcAAATTGCAAAAAGATGTGATGGACTACCAGCTTTAGCTCATTTTCTTGGTTCAATAGTGCACAATCAAGTCATGCATGTCTGGTTAACAGCAAGGGATGAACCAATATGGAAATTAGGGGAAACATTTTCCGGGAAAACTAAATTGTTTTCATCATTGAATCAAATATACTGTGACATGCCCTCAGCACTAAAACTATGCTTTCTATATTTATCAGTATTGCCTATGGGATCTGCTATTGATAAAGAAAAACTTATCCAACAGTGGATTGCACTTGATATGGTTGGATCAAAATATGGGACTTTGCCCCCCTATGTTCATGGGGAGATGTACATTCAGGACCTTCTGTCAATACATTTCCTCCAAGTTACAAAGACACATTCA GTTTATGGAATGGGAAGCGGAACATCTCCTACAACACTTTACATGCATAACTTCGTGCATGACTTTGCAAGGCATGTTGCGTGCAATGATATTATTATTCTGGATGATAGAGAAATTAGTGATAATGCAAAAGACCTCTCTTTCCAATATGCATTATTGACCTATTACAGAGGACAATCAACACTTTGCAGTTCACTTCTTACAGGGGCAAGGGCATTACACTTCCTAAATGTTGAGGCTATAAAGCTCCATCGAGAACCATTTGAATTACTGAAGCATTTGCGTGTTTTGAATCTTAGTAGAAGCTGCCTTAGAGAATTGCCCACTTCCATTGGTAATTtgaagcatctaagataccttgaCATTTCTGGCTCAAAGGTTCAGACATTACCTTCCTCCATGAGTATGTTGATAAACCTTGAGGCGTTGGATCTATCAAATACTTCTCTCAAGGAATTACCCTCTTTCATAGGTTCTTTAGAGAAGCTAAAATATTTGAATCTGCAAGGCTGTGACTTACTTCAAAGCTTGCCTGCAACCCTTGGCTACCTCCAAACACTTGAGCATCTTAGGCTGTCATGTTATGATGTTTCTGAGCTTGATGACTCTCTCTGCAAGCTTCAGGACCTTCGATTATTTGACTTGTCAAGCTGCACTGAGCTTCCACAGTTGCCTCCTTCATTTGGTAATTTAATGAACTTGGAGGATTTAAACCTATCTAGTTGCTTCAACCTTAAGCAGCTACCAGAATCTTTTGGCAACCTATATTTTCTTAGGTTCCTGAACATGTCGAGCTGCtatgagctcaaacaattgcctggATCTCTTTGTAATCTCCTGAAGTTGGAAGTCCTTATACTTCGGAGGTGTCGTAAACTACAAAACCTCCCTCCATCCTTTGGGGATATTCAGAGCCTTCGAATTTTGGATCTAACTGGCTGTGAGGCACTTGACCTAATTATTGATATGTTAACAACCAATTTGGAGTACCTGAACCTACAACAATGTCTAAAGCTGCCGACTCGGCCTAACCTTTTCATTAACTTGACTAGACTGAAGTTTTTGAATCTCTCACAATGCACCCCTACCATTGACTGTCTACAATCTCTTGGCTACTTGTTCAATCTGGAATATCTGAACTTGTCGCAGAATCTTCTTGTCATACCTGCATGTTTTATGCGGCTTCAGAAGCTGCACACGTTGGACCTCACTGGTTGTGCTCTCAAGCATCCATCCCATAGTGTATCACAAATGTTCCTAGGTATCATACATAAAATGACAGGACTGAAATTTCTGTTGACAAAAGATCCAATGATAGTGGCCTGTCTTCCACCATATATCCGGTGCTCCATTAGTATTCGTGAGAACTGGCACATAACAACTGATGAGCTTGTTATTCCAGACCTCACAAGAGGGTCCAGGGGCTTAAGCATCGCAGAGAGCGCAAATCTGCAGAATCGACCAGAGCTTCGTTTCCTTAAGCTGGAGTGGACTAATACTTCTCATCGAGCAGTACATGGAGTAGTTGAAGATTTAGGCGAAGAAGTTCTGGAAAAGCTCCTACCACACCAGAATTTAGAGTATCTCGAGCTAGCTGGGTATTCAGGCTTTGCATGGCCTACATGGATGATGAACAACATGGTGACTTCTCTCCCTAACCTTGTCAGCCTACATCTGTTCTTCCTTGGGAACTGCATAGATCTCCCTCCACTGGGCCAGCTAATAAATTTGCGCCATTTGCATATAAAAGATATGCCTAATATTGTAAATCTGGAGATGGGTCTTTCTGGGGGGCCACAGCCCTTCAAGAAATTAACACACCTCAAATTGGAAATTTTACTAAACCTAGAAGAGTTGCCTATACTGTCGACCACAAACAATGGGAATCAGCAGTTCATGTTCCCTGCTCTTGAAGAGTTGTCCGTGCTATTCTGCCCTAATCTCATGTTCAAACCATCTCTGCCAAAGTGTGTGAAATATGAAGTAAAAAATAGTAACCGGATACTGTTATGTGGGGAACCTTTGGGGCCATTGTCATCTCCATCACCAGTAAACATAATGATTACCGGGTGCAGGATTTCTTCCAGTTGCCTGCAATGGCTTGAATCCTTGAAGACTAATGGAAAAATAGTAATTGATGCATGTGTGGGGGATGATGGTGAAGCGGTAACCTCTTTGGGGCTCATGGGGATAAAATACACTCGAGGGTCATCCAGTAGCAAGAATCCAAATGAAACAGCAAACCGAAGTTCATCTGGGACAAATATTTTACATGAATTGACCACTCAG GATGGTGGCTATGTCGTGGACGCATCGGGCAGGCAATCTTCTGGTGAATCATCTTTACCATCTTTACAGCAAAACCCGGCTACAACAGGCCTTGGCACGTCAATAGTCTGGAAACTTTTCCCCAAGTTCAATACAACATTGGAAAAATCAG TGGAACGAATTACATCTTCTACAGTAATCATGCCATCGATGGAGACCTTCCCAACCTCTCAC AAGCTTCCTAGGTCCAAAATGTCTGCACAAATACCTGGAGCACGATCCTTGAACTTAAGCCTTAAACAGGTCCAGAAGGCTACTCGGAAATTTTCACCTTCACTTAAGCTAAGTGAAAGTGGATTATGGGAAATCTACAAGGGTATCTTACCAGATAACCAGATGGTTGTTGTCAGGAGAGCTAAAAAG AACTATGTTCCAGTTGGGAAAGTTCACAAGGAATCGCAGCTCCTTTCAGCAATTAACCATTGGAGTTTGGTGACGCCTCTATGTTCTATTGATAAAGGAAATGAGTTTATTATGATCAGTGAGTATATTTCAAATGGCAGCCTAAGGCAACACCTGCATG GCCAACACAAGAAAATCCTGGATTTGAATCAGCGTATATTGATCGCTATTGATGTTGCCATTGCCTTAACTTACCTTCATTTGTCTGCTG CAGGTGAACCATTAATCTGTTACAATTTGAAGACATCGAAAATCCTACTGACAGAGAGTTTTAGAGCGAAGCTGACCGCTTTTGAACTTTCAAGAAGTGGTACCCTTGACCAAATTGTAGGGACATGTGGCTACATGAGTCCAGAGTATGTGCAGAGGATTGAGATTACTGCTAAATCCGACGTCTACTCTTTTGGTGTAGTACTCTTAGAAATTCTATCCTCTCGTGGACCGCTAGAGTGGAGCCGTGAAGAAGTGCTACAACCAGGGTTCTTCGACAACCAACCCCCTGAACTGCACCCTAGCACAGCAACATTG ATTTTTGAGAAATTTAAGGCAGGCAACACCAGAGAGATATTGGATGACTGTCTGGCGCATCGCGTGGATAAAAAATTTCTTGAAGACTGGCTTGGCTTAGCGTCTTTGTGTACAGCTTTCAACGGAGATGATCGCCCAAGAATTGAAGAGGTGGGGGAACGGCTGTGGGAAATATGGAAAGACCATAGAAAGCGCATAGGAGAGTCGTACAGGTATGAAAGAAGTTGGGCAGAATTTGTGAAAGAGGAGGGGATACCCAGGGGTGTTGAGTCCATAGACAAGAGCAGCGGGAATGAAGAATTTCCTAATGAATGGAGGGCGACAAATTCGCATGGTTCTCCTATCTATTCTGATGTTACACCCTCTCCTCCACTCTCTCCCCGGTAA